The DNA segment TAGCTGATCCAGCAGCCACAACTAGCGAAAGTGTTTTTCATACTGGATACTCTAGAGTTACAGAAATAGCAATCGGTAGCTTATGCTCATGTTTTATAAACTATTATATTCTACCAATGAAGGTTGAAAAAACACTGACAAACCATGAAACTAAAGGATTTAATTTAACTATAAATTACATTAAAGAAATGTTTTCTATTCAAGACTTTAGCAATGATCAAAAATATAATCTAAAAGTAGAAAATATCCTTAATAGCCTTGTTGCTCTTGATAATGATTTAAGTGCCGCAAAATACGAAAAGATAACTAAAACAAACTATGTTATTTTTTCAAATAAAGTAGTTGAACTAATCCAAGCTGTTCACTTTTTGAGAAAATATCTAGCAAAAAAAGATGATAATTCAGCTATCAAAAAAGACCTAGAAAATATAGTAACTAATCTATATAAACTTGACCTAACTCACTACTCTTTAGTTAGTAGTTCAAGTAACCATCTGATAAAAAAAATTATTCAAAGAATAAACAATTTACTTCATAGCTACCAAGAGTTATTCTCTACCTCTAACAAGAGTAATAATAAGGAATCATCTTACAGTTTTATAAATTACACAAACCCAGCTGTTACTTTTATTGCTATTTCTAGGACAATCTGCCTATTACTGTGTATGTATTTAGTTTGGATACATATTGATGGTAACTCAAGTTTACTAATGATGATGATATTTCCATGCTTATTATCACAAATATCTATAGCAGCTCCAAATCCAGCTAATACGATAAAAAATGTAGTAATTGGTCTATTTTTGTCAATACTTATTAGTATCTTTATAACTTTGAATCTATTATCACAAGTAGTTGGTTACTTTGAGCTGCTGATATTAGTTTTACTCGGGAGTTTATTATTAGGAATAGCTACCTTAGCGCATCCTAAATATCAGATGCATAGTCTAGGATTTTGTATAGGCTTTATATCGATAGTGCAGCCCAGCAATCATATGGATTTTGAAGTAGCAAAATCTTTTACTATCGGAATGAGTACTATAGTTGGTGCTATTGGACTTTGGCTAGCATTTAAGCTATACCCTCAATCGCCTTATACAATTAGTAGAAAAATTGCAATTAAATCAATAATTAAAGATATCCAAAAACTGAAAAAACAACAAATCTCAAAAGAA comes from the Francisella persica ATCC VR-331 genome and includes:
- a CDS encoding FUSC family protein; translation: MIKDLINDIPTIFNKQNAFYTVKGCIAITLALGISISLDLDKPMWAMFAALFLQTRPETGFIIEKAVVLIIASIIGVGVGFLIVDFFLPYPVLALLALCFFIAITMFFSANMSHPNFMYALAIANTTCNIVVFYSIADPAATTSESVFHTGYSRVTEIAIGSLCSCFINYYILPMKVEKTLTNHETKGFNLTINYIKEMFSIQDFSNDQKYNLKVENILNSLVALDNDLSAAKYEKITKTNYVIFSNKVVELIQAVHFLRKYLAKKDDNSAIKKDLENIVTNLYKLDLTHYSLVSSSSNHLIKKIIQRINNLLHSYQELFSTSNKSNNKESSYSFINYTNPAVTFIAISRTICLLLCMYLVWIHIDGNSSLLMMMIFPCLLSQISIAAPNPANTIKNVVIGLFLSILISIFITLNLLSQVVGYFELLILVLLGSLLLGIATLAHPKYQMHSLGFCIGFISIVQPSNHMDFEVAKSFTIGMSTIVGAIGLWLAFKLYPQSPYTISRKIAIKSIIKDIQKLKKQQISKEHYQAGLIKKILSVYKNRKDDAASERDIEFALQSLIQTI